A genomic region of Thermoproteota archaeon contains the following coding sequences:
- a CDS encoding 3-isopropylmalate dehydratase small subunit — protein sequence MRIRGRAWRLGDHITTDHIIPGRLKYKVRTLEEMRQYVFNDLIPGFSERVRPNDVIVAGRNFGYGSSREHAARLLKLVGVGAVVAESFARIFYRNAINVGLPLVEARVEAEDGDEMEVDLREGTVRNLSKGTEESFKPFPPMIMSLLEEGGIESYYKRHGKLPWE from the coding sequence CGGACCACATAATCCCGGGCAGGCTCAAGTACAAGGTCAGGACCCTAGAGGAGATGAGGCAGTACGTGTTCAATGATCTCATACCCGGGTTCAGCGAGAGGGTCAGGCCCAATGACGTTATAGTGGCCGGAAGGAATTTCGGATACGGATCGAGTAGGGAGCATGCCGCTAGACTCCTTAAGCTCGTGGGAGTTGGTGCTGTCGTGGCCGAGAGCTTCGCGAGGATCTTCTACAGGAACGCGATAAACGTGGGCCTTCCCTTGGTGGAGGCGAGAGTAGAGGCGGAGGATGGTGACGAGATGGAAGTTGACTTACGAGAGGGCACCGTCAGGAACCTCTCCAAGGGAACGGAGGAGAGCTTCAAGCCGTTCCCACCGATGATAATGTCGCTGCTCGAGGAGGGCGGGATAGAGTCCTACTACAAGAGGCACGGGAAACTGCCCTGGGAGTGA